A stretch of Bradyrhizobium sp. CCBAU 53338 DNA encodes these proteins:
- a CDS encoding pyrimidine 5'-nucleotidase, with amino-acid sequence MKSPRAFGHIDTWVFDLDNTLYPHHVNLWQQVDARIGEFVCNWLQVGPEEARRIQKDYYQRFGTTMRGMMTLHGVRADDYLAYVHKIDHSPLEPNPALGAAIAKLPGRKLILTNGSVDHVDAVLARLGLGSHFDGVFDIIAAEFEPKPAAQTYQKFLGLHAVDPTRSAMFEDLARNLTVPHELGMTTVLVVPDGTKEVVREDWELEGRDAAHVDHVTDDLAGFLAGLSHPK; translated from the coding sequence ATGAAATCCCCCCGCGCCTTCGGCCATATCGACACCTGGGTATTCGACCTCGACAACACGCTCTATCCGCATCACGTCAATCTGTGGCAGCAAGTCGATGCCCGGATCGGCGAGTTCGTGTGCAACTGGCTGCAGGTTGGCCCGGAAGAAGCGCGCAGGATCCAGAAGGACTATTACCAGCGCTTCGGCACCACCATGCGCGGGATGATGACCTTGCATGGCGTGCGTGCCGACGACTATCTCGCTTACGTGCACAAGATCGACCATTCGCCGCTGGAGCCGAATCCGGCGCTCGGTGCGGCCATTGCAAAACTCCCGGGGCGCAAGCTGATCCTGACCAACGGCTCGGTCGACCATGTTGATGCGGTGCTGGCGCGGCTCGGCCTCGGCTCGCATTTCGACGGCGTGTTCGACATCATCGCCGCCGAGTTCGAGCCCAAGCCGGCGGCGCAGACCTATCAGAAATTTCTCGGACTGCATGCGGTGGACCCGACCAGATCAGCCATGTTCGAAGACCTCGCCCGCAACCTCACAGTCCCGCATGAACTCGGCATGACCACCGTGCTGGTGGTGCCTGACGGCACCAAGGAAGTGGTGCGCGAGGATTGGGAACTCGAGGGCCGCGATGCGGCCCATGTCGACCACGTCACGGATGATCTGGCGGGGTTCTTGGCCGGGCTGTCCCACCCCAAATAG
- the fmt gene encoding methionyl-tRNA formyltransferase: MPLRLIFMGTPDFSVPTLLELVAHGHEILAVYTRAPKPGGRRGLQMQPTPVEEAARKLGVPVLTPKTLKTPEALDEFSAFEADAAVVVAYGMILPQAILDAPKLGCYNLHASLLPRWRGAAPINRAIMAGDAESGVMVMKMDVGLDTGDVAMAERLAITDNMTAVDLHDRLSRLGADLMVRAMAALDRGGLQLKKQSEDGVTYAAKIDKAEARIDWNKPAHAVLRHIHGLSPFPGAWAELAGVSENARVKILRCELAKGSGAPGAVLDNQLTIACGAGAIRILELQREGKARMLAKDFLRGVKLEPPMRLA, from the coding sequence ATGCCCCTCCGCCTGATCTTCATGGGCACGCCCGATTTCTCCGTGCCGACGCTGCTCGAACTCGTCGCGCATGGGCACGAGATCTTGGCCGTTTATACGCGTGCGCCGAAGCCCGGGGGACGGCGTGGGCTGCAGATGCAGCCGACCCCGGTCGAGGAAGCCGCGCGAAAGCTCGGCGTGCCCGTGCTGACGCCAAAGACGTTGAAGACACCGGAAGCGCTCGACGAGTTCAGCGCCTTTGAGGCCGATGCCGCTGTCGTCGTTGCCTACGGCATGATCCTGCCGCAGGCGATCCTCGATGCGCCGAAGCTAGGTTGTTATAATTTGCATGCATCGCTCTTGCCGCGCTGGCGCGGTGCGGCGCCCATCAACCGCGCGATCATGGCAGGTGACGCCGAGAGCGGCGTCATGGTGATGAAGATGGACGTCGGCCTGGACACCGGTGATGTCGCCATGGCCGAGCGTCTGGCCATCACCGACAACATGACCGCGGTCGATCTGCACGATCGTCTCTCCCGCCTCGGCGCCGATCTGATGGTGCGTGCGATGGCGGCACTCGATCGCGGCGGGCTGCAGCTGAAGAAGCAGAGCGAGGACGGCGTCACCTATGCTGCCAAGATCGACAAGGCCGAGGCGCGGATCGACTGGAACAAGCCCGCGCATGCGGTGCTGCGCCACATCCACGGCCTGTCGCCGTTTCCCGGCGCCTGGGCGGAGCTTGCCGGTGTCAGCGAGAATGCGCGCGTGAAAATCCTGCGCTGCGAGCTCGCCAAGGGCTCCGGTGCACCGGGCGCGGTGCTCGACAACCAGCTCACCATCGCTTGTGGCGCGGGCGCGATCCGTATTCTCGAGCTGCAGCGCGAGGGCAAGGCGCGAATGCTGGCCAAGGATTTCCTGCGCGGCGTGAAGCTCGAGCCGCCGATGCGGCTCGCCTGA
- the recR gene encoding recombination mediator RecR codes for MGAVAGPEIERLVQLLARLPGLGPRSARRAALHLIKKREALMMPLSSALQVALDKVQVCKTCGNIDTQNPCTVCTDPKRDPAIIVVVADVADLWALERANATQGRYHVLGATLSPLDGVGPQDLTIDALVARAHAAEVHEIILALNATVDGQTTAHYITDLLQDANVKVTRLAHGVPVGGELDYLDEGTLSAAMRQRTLF; via the coding sequence ATGGGCGCGGTTGCAGGTCCCGAAATCGAGCGGCTTGTCCAGCTTCTCGCGCGGCTGCCGGGCCTCGGCCCGCGCTCTGCGCGGCGCGCGGCGCTGCACCTCATCAAGAAGCGCGAAGCGCTGATGATGCCGCTGTCATCAGCCTTGCAGGTCGCGCTGGACAAGGTACAGGTCTGCAAGACCTGCGGCAACATCGACACGCAAAATCCCTGCACCGTCTGCACCGACCCGAAGCGCGATCCCGCGATCATCGTCGTCGTCGCCGACGTCGCCGATCTCTGGGCGCTGGAGCGGGCCAATGCGACGCAAGGCCGCTACCATGTGCTGGGCGCGACCCTGTCGCCGCTCGACGGCGTCGGCCCGCAGGACCTCACCATCGACGCGCTGGTGGCGCGGGCGCATGCGGCCGAGGTGCACGAGATCATTCTTGCGCTGAATGCGACGGTCGACGGCCAGACCACGGCGCATTACATCACCGACCTGCTTCAGGACGCCAACGTGAAAGTAACCCGGCTGGCCCATGGTGTGCCCGTCGGCGGCGAGCTTGATTATCTCGACGAGGGCACGTTATCGGCCGCCATGCGGCAGCGGACCCTGTTCTAG
- a CDS encoding DNA recombination protein RmuC yields the protein MNEIIFMLGDWPVRTIDGLIGFGALVLILLVVIAVVIARSGRRGAELAMAHAIRADELEERLAQVLHAQAEASGRVNAMTQTLAGRQAEMARAVNERLDSVTHRVGQSMEHSTRNTMESLRALHERLGIIDSAHKNLTDLTTQVTTLRDVLANKQSRGAFGQARMEAIVQDGLPKGAYEFQFTLSTGKRPDCVVFLPDQRPLCIDAKFPLEAMTALHDARTDEEKRLATQRLRGDVMKHVSDIAEKYLVTGETQEMALMFVPSESVYAEIHDGFDDVIQKAYRARVVLVSPSLLMLAIQVMQQIMKDARMRDAADQIQTEVIKLGDDLGRLRDRVLKLQKHFADANEDVRQILISADKIEKRAGRIEELDFSKTDAPAEGPRLVSGAPELFPRKLQAGE from the coding sequence ATGAACGAGATCATTTTCATGCTCGGCGACTGGCCGGTGCGCACCATCGATGGGCTGATCGGCTTCGGCGCCCTCGTCCTCATCCTGCTGGTGGTGATTGCGGTGGTGATCGCCAGATCCGGGCGACGTGGCGCGGAACTGGCGATGGCGCACGCAATCCGGGCCGACGAGCTCGAAGAGCGGCTCGCCCAGGTGCTGCACGCTCAAGCTGAGGCCTCCGGCCGGGTCAACGCCATGACCCAGACTCTGGCCGGCCGCCAGGCCGAGATGGCCCGTGCTGTCAACGAGCGGCTGGATTCGGTGACCCATCGGGTCGGCCAGTCCATGGAGCACTCGACCCGCAACACCATGGAGAGCCTGCGCGCCCTGCACGAGCGGCTCGGCATCATCGACAGCGCGCACAAGAACCTCACCGACCTCACCACGCAGGTCACGACCTTGCGCGACGTGCTCGCCAACAAGCAGTCGCGCGGCGCCTTCGGCCAGGCGCGGATGGAGGCGATCGTCCAGGACGGCCTGCCGAAGGGCGCCTACGAATTCCAGTTCACGCTCTCGACCGGCAAGCGCCCCGATTGCGTCGTGTTCCTGCCCGACCAGCGCCCGCTCTGCATCGATGCGAAATTTCCGCTGGAGGCGATGACCGCGCTGCACGATGCCCGCACCGACGAGGAGAAGCGCCTCGCCACGCAGCGGCTGCGCGGCGACGTGATGAAGCATGTCAGCGACATCGCCGAAAAATACCTCGTCACCGGCGAGACCCAGGAGATGGCGCTGATGTTCGTGCCGTCGGAATCGGTCTACGCCGAGATCCATGATGGTTTCGACGACGTGATCCAGAAGGCCTACCGCGCACGCGTCGTGCTGGTGTCGCCCTCGCTGCTGATGCTCGCGATCCAGGTGATGCAGCAGATCATGAAGGACGCGCGCATGCGCGATGCCGCCGACCAGATCCAGACCGAGGTTATCAAGCTCGGCGACGACCTCGGCCGCCTGCGCGACCGCGTGCTGAAGCTGCAGAAACATTTCGCCGACGCCAACGAGGACGTCCGCCAGATCCTGATCTCCGCCGACAAGATCGAGAAGCGGGCGGGCCGAATCGAGGAGCTCGATTTCAGCAAGACGGACGCGCCGGCTGAGGGCCCGCGGCTGGTGTCGGGAGCGCCGGAGCTGTTTCCAAGGAAGCTGCAGGCGGGGGAGTGA
- a CDS encoding MFS transporter, which produces MTAPDATSPAGSDTPATSWRDSLAVYLQPRVLIVLFLGFSSGLPLALSGSTLLVWMREAGVDLKTIGLFALVGTPYTLKFLWAPLVDALHVPLFTHAFGRRRGWLLFSQLLLIVSILLLAMTDPASSPFYVALGALLVATTSSTQDIVVDAFRVESLPESEQAAGMAAYVAAYRIGMLVSTAGALFIVSGFESTGITRSSAWMWGYVVMAAMVLIGTITALLATEPEQSVRAEAATHEETAFTRVLHAAIGAFSEFLSRKDAIAALAFVVLFKFTDAFSGTMTAPFVIDLGFTRNDYAAIVKGVGLAATLIGGFAGGFVARRYSLANSLWIGGVVQALANLTFSWLAVLGTNQWALALAISAENFTSAIGTVIFVAYLSALCQNPLHTATQYALLTALAAVGRTYLSSGAGFVADSTGWPLFFVICVLVAIPSLALLTWLQKRGHFEALGPVRV; this is translated from the coding sequence ATGACCGCACCCGACGCCACCTCCCCCGCCGGCTCCGACACCCCTGCGACCTCGTGGCGCGACAGCCTCGCCGTGTACCTGCAGCCGCGGGTACTGATCGTGCTGTTCCTCGGCTTCTCCTCGGGACTGCCGCTGGCGCTGTCGGGCTCGACGCTGCTGGTGTGGATGCGCGAGGCAGGCGTCGATCTCAAGACCATCGGGCTGTTTGCGCTGGTCGGCACGCCCTACACGCTGAAGTTCCTGTGGGCGCCGCTGGTGGATGCGCTGCATGTGCCGCTGTTCACCCATGCCTTCGGCCGCCGGCGGGGCTGGCTGCTGTTCTCGCAGCTGCTGCTGATCGTTTCGATCCTGCTGCTGGCGATGACCGATCCCGCGAGTTCGCCGTTCTACGTCGCGCTCGGCGCGCTGCTGGTGGCGACGACATCCTCGACCCAGGACATCGTGGTCGACGCCTTCCGCGTCGAGAGCCTCCCCGAGAGCGAGCAGGCCGCCGGCATGGCTGCTTACGTCGCGGCCTATCGCATCGGCATGCTGGTCTCGACCGCGGGGGCGCTGTTCATCGTCTCCGGCTTCGAGAGCACCGGCATCACGCGCTCATCGGCCTGGATGTGGGGCTATGTGGTGATGGCGGCGATGGTGCTGATCGGAACGATCACGGCGCTGCTTGCGACCGAGCCCGAGCAATCGGTACGGGCCGAAGCGGCAACGCATGAAGAGACCGCGTTCACGCGCGTGCTGCACGCGGCGATCGGCGCGTTCTCCGAATTCCTGTCGCGCAAGGACGCGATCGCAGCCCTCGCCTTCGTCGTGCTGTTCAAGTTCACCGACGCGTTCTCCGGCACCATGACCGCGCCGTTCGTGATCGACCTCGGCTTCACCCGCAACGATTATGCGGCGATCGTCAAGGGCGTCGGCCTCGCTGCGACGCTGATCGGCGGCTTTGCCGGCGGCTTCGTTGCGCGGCGTTATTCGCTGGCAAATTCGCTCTGGATCGGCGGCGTGGTGCAGGCGCTGGCCAACCTCACCTTCTCCTGGCTTGCCGTGCTCGGCACCAATCAATGGGCGCTGGCGCTCGCCATCTCCGCGGAGAATTTCACCAGCGCCATCGGCACCGTGATCTTCGTCGCCTATCTCTCGGCTCTGTGCCAGAACCCGCTGCACACGGCGACGCAATACGCGCTGCTCACCGCGCTCGCGGCGGTGGGGCGGACGTATCTGTCGTCGGGCGCCGGCTTCGTCGCTGACAGCACCGGCTGGCCGCTGTTCTTCGTGATCTGCGTGCTGGTGGCGATTCCGAGCCTGGCGCTGCTGACTTGGCTGCAGAAGCGCGGGCATTTCGAGGCGTTGGGGCCGGTGAGGGTTTAG
- the dapD gene encoding 2,3,4,5-tetrahydropyridine-2,6-dicarboxylate N-succinyltransferase — protein MSLSALESTINSAFDARDGISTSTKGEVRDAVNRSLEILDKGEARVAERGVDGKWKVNQWLKKAVLLSFRLNDMDVIPGGPGQANWWDKVPSKFEGWGPNRFRDAGFRAVPGAVVRRSAFIARNVVLMPSFVNLGAYVDESTMVDTWATVGSCAQIGKRVHISGGAGIGGVLEPLQAEPVIIEDDCFIGARSEVAEGVIVRKGAVLAMGVFLGASTKIVDRETGEIFMGEVPEYSVVVPGALPGKPMKNGQIGPSTACAVIVKRVDERTRSKTSINELLRD, from the coding sequence ATGTCCCTGTCCGCCCTTGAATCCACCATCAACAGCGCCTTCGACGCGCGCGACGGCATCTCGACCTCGACCAAGGGCGAGGTCCGCGACGCCGTGAACCGGTCGCTGGAGATCCTGGACAAGGGCGAGGCGCGCGTTGCCGAGCGCGGGGTCGACGGCAAGTGGAAGGTCAACCAGTGGCTGAAGAAGGCCGTGCTGCTGTCCTTCCGCCTCAACGACATGGACGTCATTCCCGGCGGCCCGGGCCAGGCGAACTGGTGGGACAAGGTGCCCTCGAAGTTCGAGGGCTGGGGCCCGAACCGTTTTCGCGACGCCGGTTTCCGCGCCGTGCCGGGCGCGGTTGTGCGCCGCTCGGCCTTCATCGCCAGGAACGTCGTGCTGATGCCGTCCTTCGTCAATCTCGGTGCTTACGTCGATGAGAGCACCATGGTCGACACCTGGGCCACCGTCGGCTCCTGCGCCCAGATCGGCAAGCGCGTGCACATCTCCGGTGGCGCCGGCATCGGCGGCGTGCTCGAGCCGCTACAGGCCGAGCCCGTGATTATCGAAGACGATTGCTTCATCGGTGCACGCTCCGAGGTCGCCGAGGGCGTCATCGTGCGCAAGGGCGCGGTGCTGGCGATGGGCGTGTTCCTGGGCGCTTCCACCAAGATCGTCGACCGCGAGACCGGCGAAATCTTCATGGGCGAAGTGCCCGAGTATTCGGTGGTGGTGCCCGGCGCGCTGCCCGGCAAGCCGATGAAGAACGGCCAGATCGGCCCGAGCACTGCCTGCGCCGTGATCGTCAAGCGCGTCGACGAGCGCACGCGCTCGAAGACCAGCATCAACGAGCTGTTGCGGGATTGA
- a CDS encoding GIY-YIG nuclease family protein produces MAGLVPAIHVRHHATMHGGWVYILASAANGILYVGVTSDLVRRTYEHRNGLVPGFTKKYGVKLLVYFERYEDIQTAIQREHNIKHWSRTWKVRLILRDNPEWNDLYDTIVQ; encoded by the coding sequence ATGGCCGGGCTTGTCCCGGCCATCCACGTACGTCACCATGCGACCATGCATGGCGGATGGGTCTACATTCTCGCAAGCGCGGCCAACGGCATTTTGTATGTCGGTGTGACCAGCGACCTTGTTCGTCGCACCTACGAGCATCGAAATGGGCTCGTGCCTGGCTTTACTAAGAAGTACGGCGTCAAGCTGCTCGTCTATTTCGAGCGCTATGAAGACATCCAAACCGCGATCCAGCGCGAGCATAACATCAAGCACTGGTCACGGACGTGGAAGGTCAGGCTGATCCTGAGGGATAATCCCGAATGGAATGATCTCTACGACACGATTGTCCAGTGA
- a CDS encoding DUF1036 domain-containing protein, protein MTLPAAAVSLFFSSAPAFADLKICNRMSYVVEAAIGIDDKAATATRGWFRIDPATCRVVVQGTLSADRILLNARALGVYGASPIPQNGSDMLCVAQDNFVIAAARQCRSGQTQAPFTQITPTQGDDGNLVAYLAEDSEYDDEQARLAGIQRLLVIAGYDIGAIDGVDGPKTQGALAAFLKSRGLSSDVVGSPNFFKTMVEAAQTPSPSGLTWCNDTPHKVMAAVATDDGKSVTSRGWYRIDPKTCLHPDVAGQPKQIFSFAEAVDSDNRAIKLKDKPLNWGGDRQLCTRETKFETNEQADCGARGFSATGFGAVDMSSGGKTLRFAMP, encoded by the coding sequence ATGACGCTGCCGGCCGCCGCCGTCTCGTTGTTCTTTTCCTCCGCGCCGGCCTTCGCCGACCTGAAGATCTGCAACCGCATGTCCTACGTGGTCGAGGCCGCGATCGGCATCGACGACAAGGCGGCGACCGCGACGCGCGGCTGGTTCAGGATCGATCCCGCCACCTGCCGCGTGGTGGTTCAGGGCACGCTGAGCGCCGACCGCATCCTGCTCAACGCGCGCGCGCTCGGCGTCTATGGCGCTTCCCCGATCCCTCAGAACGGCAGCGACATGCTGTGCGTGGCGCAGGACAATTTCGTCATCGCCGCCGCACGCCAATGCCGCAGCGGCCAGACCCAGGCCCCCTTCACCCAGATCACGCCGACGCAGGGCGACGACGGCAATCTCGTCGCCTATCTCGCCGAGGACTCCGAATATGACGACGAGCAGGCGCGGCTCGCCGGAATCCAGCGGCTGCTGGTGATCGCAGGCTACGACATCGGTGCGATCGACGGCGTCGACGGACCGAAGACGCAAGGTGCGCTCGCCGCCTTCCTGAAGAGCCGCGGGCTGTCGTCCGACGTGGTCGGCTCGCCAAACTTCTTCAAGACCATGGTCGAAGCGGCGCAGACGCCGTCCCCCAGCGGACTGACCTGGTGCAACGATACGCCGCACAAGGTGATGGCGGCGGTCGCGACCGACGACGGCAAGTCCGTCACCAGCCGCGGCTGGTACCGCATCGATCCCAAGACGTGCCTGCATCCCGACGTCGCCGGCCAGCCGAAGCAGATCTTCAGCTTCGCGGAAGCCGTAGATAGCGACAACCGCGCCATCAAGCTGAAGGACAAGCCGCTCAATTGGGGCGGCGACAGGCAGCTCTGCACCCGCGAAACCAAGTTCGAGACGAACGAGCAAGCCGATTGCGGCGCGCGCGGATTCTCGGCGACGGGTTTTGGCGCGGTGGATATGTCGAGCGGCGGCAAGACGCTGCGGTTTGCGATGCCGTGA
- the truA gene encoding tRNA pseudouridine(38-40) synthase TruA, whose translation MPRYKLTIEYDGAPFFGWQVQDTLPSVQGALEAAVKAMTGADLRVHGAGRTDAGVHARGQVAHVDVEKQFPPGRFRDGLNAHLRPHPVAVLEAEIVPDTFEARFSAVKRHYRYRVVNTRANLALDVGHAWRVPRRLDADAMHAAAQRLLGKHDFTTFRDTECQAKSPEKTLDQLDVLRDGREIVIVTSARSFLHSQVRSMVGSLVWVGEGRWTADDLSAALEARNRAACGIVAPPEGLYLMRVDY comes from the coding sequence ATGCCCCGCTACAAGCTCACCATCGAATATGACGGTGCGCCGTTCTTCGGCTGGCAGGTGCAGGACACGCTGCCGTCGGTGCAGGGCGCGCTGGAAGCAGCCGTGAAGGCGATGACTGGTGCGGATCTGCGGGTGCATGGTGCTGGCCGCACCGATGCCGGCGTGCATGCGCGCGGCCAGGTCGCGCATGTCGATGTCGAGAAGCAGTTTCCGCCGGGGCGCTTTCGCGACGGCCTCAACGCGCATCTGCGCCCGCATCCGGTGGCGGTGCTCGAAGCGGAGATCGTCCCTGATACGTTCGAGGCGCGCTTCTCGGCCGTGAAGCGCCACTATCGCTACCGCGTCGTCAATACCCGCGCCAATCTCGCGCTCGACGTCGGCCACGCCTGGCGCGTGCCGCGTCGGCTCGATGCCGACGCAATGCATGCGGCGGCTCAACGCCTGCTCGGCAAGCATGATTTCACCACCTTCCGCGACACCGAGTGCCAGGCGAAATCGCCGGAGAAGACGCTCGACCAGCTCGACGTGCTGCGCGACGGCCGCGAGATCGTCATCGTCACCTCGGCCCGCTCGTTCCTGCACAGCCAGGTGCGCTCGATGGTGGGATCGCTGGTCTGGGTCGGCGAGGGCCGCTGGACCGCCGACGATCTCTCGGCGGCGCTGGAAGCGCGCAATCGCGCAGCCTGCGGGATCGTCGCGCCGCCGGAGGGGCTGTATCTGATGAGGGTGGATTATTAA
- a CDS encoding DUF805 domain-containing protein, with protein sequence MDWTWYLFRFDGRINRAKYWLAGLIIVCWMIFMAAIVLAFGARSFGFSVNDIFKAVDPDTYRRLSRADLPLALAKLIGTPLFAWVFAATSIKRLHDRDKSAWWALPFFVLPGLINQFVDRIGNDYAGFMLALISFVLATWGGIELLFFRGSRKTNRFGADPLYVSPAGRPGWDQQRELEMPAQKAGPPPQWRVKPEA encoded by the coding sequence ATGGACTGGACCTGGTATCTCTTCCGCTTCGACGGCCGCATCAACCGCGCCAAATATTGGCTGGCCGGGCTCATCATCGTCTGCTGGATGATCTTCATGGCCGCGATCGTGCTGGCGTTCGGCGCCCGCTCGTTCGGTTTTTCGGTCAACGACATCTTCAAGGCCGTCGATCCGGACACCTATCGCAGGCTGTCGCGCGCCGACCTTCCGCTGGCCCTGGCCAAGCTGATCGGCACACCTCTGTTCGCGTGGGTCTTCGCCGCAACGTCCATCAAGCGGTTGCATGACCGCGACAAGAGCGCCTGGTGGGCGCTGCCCTTTTTCGTCCTCCCCGGGCTCATCAACCAGTTCGTGGACCGGATCGGCAACGACTACGCCGGCTTCATGCTGGCCCTGATCTCATTCGTGCTCGCGACCTGGGGCGGGATTGAGCTGCTGTTCTTCCGCGGCTCGAGAAAGACCAACCGCTTCGGCGCCGACCCGCTCTACGTCTCGCCCGCAGGCAGGCCGGGTTGGGATCAGCAGCGTGAGCTCGAAATGCCCGCGCAGAAGGCTGGCCCGCCGCCGCAATGGCGTGTTAAGCCGGAGGCATGA
- a CDS encoding YbaB/EbfC family nucleoid-associated protein: MADFLGMMKQAAQLQSKMQEMQEQLGNVEVEGISGGGLVAVRMTAKMDVKGIKIDPSLMKAEEREVLEDLLVTALSDARRKAETAMQEKMQSLTGGLGLPPGLFGQ, translated from the coding sequence ATGGCTGATTTTCTCGGCATGATGAAGCAGGCGGCGCAGCTGCAATCCAAGATGCAGGAGATGCAGGAGCAGCTCGGCAACGTGGAGGTCGAGGGCATTTCCGGCGGCGGTCTCGTCGCCGTGCGCATGACCGCGAAGATGGACGTCAAGGGCATCAAGATCGACCCCTCGCTGATGAAGGCTGAAGAGCGCGAGGTGCTGGAAGATCTGCTCGTCACCGCGCTCAGCGATGCCCGCCGCAAGGCGGAGACCGCGATGCAGGAGAAAATGCAGTCGCTCACCGGCGGGCTGGGCCTGCCGCCGGGGCTGTTCGGCCAGTAA
- the dapE gene encoding succinyl-diaminopimelate desuccinylase, with protein sequence MTDALSIARDLIRCPSVTPEDAGALGVLEKALNAAGFTCHRVTFSEDGTADVDNLYARIGTEGPHITFAGHTDVVPPGDESAWSVGAFSGEVKDGFLHGRGAVDMKGGIACSVAAVLEHLAANGGKPRTDEKGSISFLITGDEEDVSINGTIKLLKWAAERGEKFDHCVLGEPSNVETLGDTIKVGRRGSQSGTLHVDGVQGHVAYPHRAANPVPDISRLIVAISDEPLDHGSAQFQASNLEFVSVDVGNKAFNVIPGEARARFNIRYNDNHTQASLRELVETRLAKACGNRIKARIVWEPSNSNVFVTKPGPFTDLAVSAIEEVTGRKPELSTSGGTSDARFISSYCPVIEFGLVGQTMHQVDERVPVVDLEKLTKVYRGILTRYFG encoded by the coding sequence ATGACCGATGCTCTCTCCATTGCCCGCGACCTCATCCGCTGCCCCTCGGTAACTCCTGAAGACGCCGGTGCGCTGGGCGTTCTTGAAAAAGCCCTGAACGCAGCCGGCTTCACCTGCCACCGCGTGACCTTCAGCGAGGACGGCACCGCCGACGTCGACAATCTCTATGCGCGGATCGGCACCGAAGGCCCGCACATCACCTTTGCCGGTCATACCGACGTGGTGCCGCCCGGCGACGAGAGCGCCTGGAGCGTCGGCGCATTCTCGGGCGAGGTGAAGGACGGTTTCCTGCACGGCCGCGGCGCCGTCGACATGAAGGGCGGCATCGCCTGCTCGGTCGCCGCGGTGCTGGAACATCTCGCTGCCAACGGCGGCAAGCCGCGCACGGACGAGAAGGGCTCGATCTCGTTCCTCATCACCGGCGACGAGGAAGACGTCTCCATCAACGGCACCATCAAGCTGCTGAAATGGGCCGCCGAGCGCGGCGAAAAGTTCGATCATTGCGTGCTGGGCGAGCCCTCCAATGTCGAGACGCTCGGCGACACCATCAAGGTCGGCCGGCGCGGGTCGCAATCGGGCACGCTCCATGTCGACGGCGTGCAGGGCCACGTCGCCTATCCGCATCGCGCCGCCAACCCGGTGCCGGATATCTCGCGGTTGATCGTTGCCATCTCCGACGAGCCGCTCGACCATGGCAGCGCGCAGTTCCAGGCCTCGAATCTCGAATTCGTCTCCGTCGACGTCGGCAACAAGGCCTTCAACGTCATCCCCGGCGAGGCCCGCGCCAGGTTCAACATCCGCTACAACGACAACCATACGCAGGCATCTCTGCGCGAGTTGGTCGAGACGCGCCTCGCAAAAGCCTGCGGCAACCGCATCAAGGCCCGCATCGTCTGGGAACCCTCGAACTCCAACGTGTTCGTGACCAAGCCCGGTCCGTTCACCGACCTCGCGGTGTCCGCGATCGAAGAGGTAACGGGCCGCAAGCCGGAGCTGTCGACCTCGGGCGGCACGTCGGACGCGCGCTTCATCTCGAGCTACTGCCCGGTGATCGAGTTCGGCCTGGTCGGCCAGACCATGCACCAGGTCGACGAGCGCGTGCCGGTGGTGGACCTGGAGAAGCTGACGAAGGTCTATCGCGGGATACTGACAAGGTATTTTGGGTAG
- the def gene encoding peptide deformylase, whose product MALREIIILPDKQLRLVSKPIEKVTPEIRKLADDMFETMYDAPGIGLAAIQIAQPLRLITMDLAKPSQDDETKPEPRVFINPEIVASSEELSVYEEGCLSIPEYYEEVERPAKVRVRFTDLDGKLHEEDAEGLYATCIQHEIDHLNGVLFVDYLSKLKRDRVIKKFEKAAKRAE is encoded by the coding sequence ATGGCCCTCAGAGAAATCATCATCCTGCCCGACAAGCAGCTGCGTCTGGTCTCCAAGCCGATCGAGAAGGTCACGCCGGAGATCCGCAAGCTTGCCGACGACATGTTCGAGACCATGTACGACGCGCCCGGCATTGGCCTTGCTGCGATCCAGATCGCGCAGCCGCTGCGGCTGATCACCATGGATCTCGCCAAGCCCAGCCAGGACGACGAGACCAAGCCGGAGCCGCGCGTCTTCATCAATCCGGAGATCGTCGCCTCTTCCGAGGAGCTGTCGGTCTACGAGGAAGGCTGCCTGTCGATCCCCGAATATTACGAGGAGGTCGAGCGGCCCGCGAAGGTGCGCGTGCGTTTCACCGATCTCGACGGCAAGCTGCACGAGGAGGACGCCGAAGGCCTCTACGCCACCTGCATCCAGCACGAGATCGACCATCTCAACGGTGTGCTGTTTGTCGACTATCTGTCGAAGCTGAAGCGCGACCGCGTGATCAAGAAGTTCGAGAAAGCCGCCAAGCGCGCGGAGTGA